The stretch of DNA GCAACGCGCCCGTGGCGCCGACGACGAACCGCAGCGTGTCGTCGTGGACGTTCAGCGCCGCGACCGCGAACACCAGCACCGGCGCCGCGCAGAGCAGCGCGAACGTGAAGACGTGCACGTACATGTTGCCGAGACCCAGCCGCTCCATGTTCCACCCGAACACGCAGAACGTGCACGACAGCGAcagcgccgtcaccgtcgggTCGTCGCCGAGGTCGAACAGCCCGCCGGCCCACGCCGGCTTCGCGACCGCCACCCCGTTGTTGTCACATTtcgccgtcatcgccatcTCGTTCATCTCCTCAGCCTGCAGCTCCGCAGCCTCGTCGTCGGTGCTCGTCGGGATCAGCACAATCTTTCGGCCGAGCGGACCGTAGACCATGTACAAGCCGGCGACGATGGGGGCGCCGAGGCCCAGCGCCATGCAGAGATTGACGGCCAAGTCCGGGCGCGTGTCGGTGCGGAAGAACCAGAAGAGCGCGCAGTAGCCGTACTGCGCGAAGCACGTGGCGTGGAGCAGCATCACGACGAACGCCACGTGGAGGCGCTCGCTCTGcaagccggcggcgccgttcTTGCAGTACAGGGACCGGAgctcggcgacgtcggcggcgcgccaTCGGAGGAGGATCGCGAGATGGTGGCAGAGCCTGGGGTGCTGGTAGATGCACATGATGGTGAAGAGCGCGTTGAGCACCTGGTTGGCCACCTCggtccagcggcggcggcgcgaggcgtcgGGCACGGCGGAGTTGAGCGCCCCGGTCATGAGCAGGAAGACGAAGGCGACGCCACCGGCGACGAATGCGAGCCAGACGAGCAGAGCCGCGTTCATAGGGTGTCTGGCCCATGCGACGCACTTGGCGCGAAGGGCGCGCCAGTCCACAGAGCGGGCGAACTCCGGTAAGCGGCGGGAAGCTGCAGGTTTTGTGgcgcggagggaggcgagcCGGGTGAGGAACCATGGTGGCGCCGCCTTGAAGGGCGCGGCCCGGAGGAAGTCAAGGagcctctccttctccttgaGCTGCTCATCACCCTCTTCACGTTCTTGTGATTCCATGTTGAATTTGCAGTTTCTCTTGTGCACTGAAGAGTTGCAGAAAATATGGTACTCTACTGTAATAGCTAGTTACAGTTGCAGCAGAGGGAGATTGATCGAGTAGCAGAATAAGAACAGTATGTAGCAAGCTCGAAATCAGAATCTTGCAGCTGATCGACAATATATGTGCTTATGCAACAATAGGCAGCTGATCGACAATATATGTGCATATGCAacatatgcatattttttttgcaacaataTGCATATGTTGAGTAGTGTATCCA from Oryza brachyantha chromosome 12, ObraRS2, whole genome shotgun sequence encodes:
- the LOC121056071 gene encoding uncharacterized protein LOC121056071, with product MESQEREEGDEQLKEKERLLDFLRAAPFKAAPPWFLTRLASLRATKPAASRRLPEFARSVDWRALRAKCVAWARHPMNAALLVWLAFVAGGVAFVFLLMTGALNSAVPDASRRRRWTEVANQVLNALFTIMCIYQHPRLCHHLAILLRWRAADVAELRSLYCKNGAAGLQSERLHVAFVVMLLHATCFAQYGYCALFWFFRTDTRPDLAVNLCMALGLGAPIVAGLYMVYGPLGRKIVLIPTSTDDEAAELQAEEMNEMAMTAKCDNNGVAVAKPAWAGGLFDLGDDPTVTALSLSCTFCVFGWNMERLGLGNMYVHVFTFALLCAAPVLVFAVAALNVHDDTLRFVVGATGALLSVLGLMYGGFWRAQMRRRFRLPADRWSMCGGRATAADYGKWLCCAPCALAQEVRTANLYDVEENVLYLREVKGGNGKEEEVSSKPAAMAPLEREGCVVAVDAPPLPIRIEGNDEYCCGDGLLVDIEN